A stretch of Crossiella cryophila DNA encodes these proteins:
- a CDS encoding PEP/pyruvate-binding domain-containing protein: MSVGLVLPLGAEQADLTTAGGKGESLSALVRAGIPVPPGFHITTTAYRDFTAGPLTALIHQALTTEPEDASATIAAAFARAPFPASTATAILAAYADLGSPAVAVRSSATAEDLPGLSFAGQQDSFLNITGEEALLDAVRRCWASLWTARAIGYRARHGITGDLALAVVVQELVPADSAGVLFTANPITGAQDELVINAAWGLGEAVVGGQVTPDTYVITDDTVTTREVADKTVRTVRTSRGTRDEPVPTDLRWLPVLTNPQALELAALGHRIHQLYRRPTDIEWAWHDGRFAILQARPITTVVRETWNDSRLGDYLWTSANLGEAIPSVMTPATWSLVRAVSVSSLGGHPMNGNIGGRFYLNISLSLGLADAVGAGRFLRRANENLWGRIGEDLPRLPTSRLTLIRLALRTAISELGTARTLRRRLPDLLATGQERSRDLRERIGKTDEPAELARLWDTELDHVLRVDAHLLSAAARTVALDQTRVRTRLEKLVDPGEVTALLSGAHGAGGDLASLGPVLGLAELRAGRLDRDAYAAAWGHRGPDEFEVSIPRPAETPAWIEAQLRTLGTGEQDPSTLLARQAQLRQAAWHRLQTQHPKQAAKLWPKLDQAARAARRREQARSEFARLFWIFRAFLIRAGELTGHGDDLFYLAIEETVRVLHGDPAPLTAVPARRAAHEHYRALPLYPTLLRGHFDPDTWAADPHRRTDRHDATATPAPAPDDLVRGFGGVAGVVEGLVRLLHTVEDGARLQPGEILVTTVTNIGWTPLFPRAAAVVTDIGAPLSHAAIVARELGIPAVVGCGDATTRLRTGDRVRVDGGQGTVTVIDSAP; the protein is encoded by the coding sequence ATGAGCGTTGGCTTGGTATTGCCGTTGGGTGCCGAACAGGCAGACCTGACGACCGCGGGCGGCAAGGGCGAATCCCTCTCCGCCCTGGTCAGAGCGGGCATCCCGGTCCCACCCGGCTTCCACATCACCACCACCGCCTACCGCGACTTCACCGCGGGCCCCCTGACCGCCCTGATCCACCAAGCCCTGACCACCGAGCCCGAGGACGCCTCAGCCACCATCGCCGCCGCCTTCGCCCGCGCCCCCTTCCCCGCGAGCACCGCCACCGCGATCCTGGCCGCCTACGCCGACCTCGGCAGCCCCGCCGTCGCCGTCCGCTCCTCGGCCACCGCCGAGGACCTCCCCGGCCTCTCCTTCGCCGGTCAGCAGGACTCCTTCCTCAACATCACCGGCGAGGAAGCCCTCCTGGACGCCGTGCGCCGCTGCTGGGCCTCGCTCTGGACCGCCCGCGCCATCGGCTACCGCGCCCGGCACGGCATCACCGGCGACCTCGCCCTGGCCGTGGTCGTCCAGGAACTCGTGCCCGCCGACTCCGCGGGCGTGCTCTTCACCGCCAACCCGATCACCGGCGCCCAGGACGAACTCGTGATCAACGCCGCCTGGGGGCTCGGCGAAGCCGTGGTCGGCGGCCAGGTCACCCCGGACACCTACGTGATCACCGACGACACCGTCACCACCCGCGAGGTCGCCGACAAGACCGTCCGCACCGTGCGCACGTCCAGGGGCACCCGCGACGAACCCGTGCCAACCGACCTGCGCTGGCTTCCCGTCCTCACCAACCCCCAGGCCCTGGAACTCGCCGCCCTCGGCCACCGGATCCACCAGCTCTACCGCCGCCCCACCGACATCGAATGGGCCTGGCACGACGGCCGCTTCGCCATCCTGCAGGCCCGCCCGATCACCACCGTGGTCCGCGAGACCTGGAACGACTCCCGGCTCGGCGACTACCTGTGGACCTCGGCCAACCTCGGCGAGGCCATCCCCAGCGTGATGACCCCGGCCACCTGGTCCCTGGTCCGCGCGGTCTCGGTCAGCTCCCTCGGCGGGCACCCGATGAACGGCAACATCGGCGGCCGCTTCTACCTCAACATCAGCCTCAGCCTCGGCCTGGCCGACGCGGTGGGCGCCGGCCGATTCCTGCGCCGCGCCAACGAGAACCTGTGGGGCCGCATCGGCGAGGACCTGCCCAGACTGCCCACCTCCCGGCTCACCCTGATCCGGCTGGCCCTGCGCACCGCCATCAGCGAACTCGGCACCGCCCGCACCCTGCGCCGCCGCCTGCCCGACCTGCTCGCCACCGGCCAGGAACGAAGCCGCGACCTGCGCGAACGCATCGGCAAAACCGACGAACCGGCCGAGCTGGCCCGGCTCTGGGACACCGAACTCGACCACGTACTGCGGGTGGACGCGCACCTGCTCTCCGCCGCCGCCCGCACCGTCGCCCTGGACCAGACCCGGGTCCGCACCCGCCTGGAGAAACTCGTCGACCCCGGCGAGGTGACCGCGCTGCTCAGCGGCGCGCACGGCGCGGGCGGCGACCTGGCCAGCCTCGGCCCGGTGCTCGGCCTGGCCGAACTGCGCGCCGGCCGGCTCGACCGGGACGCCTACGCCGCCGCCTGGGGCCACCGCGGCCCCGACGAGTTCGAGGTCTCGATCCCACGCCCCGCCGAAACCCCGGCCTGGATCGAGGCACAGCTCCGCACCCTCGGCACCGGCGAACAGGACCCCTCCACCCTGCTCGCCCGCCAGGCCCAGCTCCGCCAGGCCGCCTGGCACCGCCTCCAGACCCAGCATCCGAAGCAGGCCGCCAAGCTGTGGCCCAAGCTGGACCAGGCCGCCCGCGCCGCCCGCCGCCGGGAACAGGCCCGCTCCGAGTTCGCCCGGCTGTTCTGGATCTTCCGCGCCTTCCTGATCAGGGCCGGCGAACTGACCGGCCACGGCGACGACCTGTTCTACCTGGCCATCGAGGAGACCGTGCGCGTCCTGCACGGCGACCCCGCACCCCTGACCGCCGTCCCGGCCCGCCGCGCCGCACACGAGCACTACCGCGCCCTGCCGCTGTACCCGACCCTGCTGCGCGGCCACTTCGACCCGGACACCTGGGCCGCCGACCCACACCGCCGCACCGACCGCCACGACGCCACCGCCACCCCCGCGCCAGCCCCTGACGACCTGGTCCGCGGCTTCGGCGGCGTCGCGGGCGTGGTGGAGGGCCTGGTCCGGCTCCTGCACACGGTCGAGGACGGCGCCCGGCTGCAACCGGGGGAGATCCTGGTGACCACGGTGACC